A part of Quatrionicoccus australiensis genomic DNA contains:
- the truA gene encoding tRNA pseudouridine(38-40) synthase TruA: MRIALAIEYCGTHFHGWQSQPSGNTVQDALEAALAAIAGQPVGVICAGRTDAGVHATHQVVHFDAPVERPLSAWVRGVNSHLPDGVAVRWAQPVAPEFHARFSARGRRYRYLLMNRPQRPGLWQGRVGWFHLPLDLAAMQAAAGRLLGEHDFSAFRAAGCQAKTPVKTLWRADVQQQGNLLVFDFEASAFLHHMVRNLVGSLVYIGKGAQPAEWMDELLQARDRTEAAPTFSPDGLYFRGPIYESHWQLPDPQDDFLDGMLK, encoded by the coding sequence ATGAGAATCGCCCTCGCCATCGAATATTGCGGCACGCATTTCCACGGCTGGCAGAGTCAGCCCTCCGGCAATACCGTGCAGGATGCGCTGGAGGCAGCGCTGGCAGCAATTGCCGGGCAGCCGGTCGGCGTCATCTGCGCCGGGCGCACCGATGCCGGCGTGCATGCGACGCACCAGGTCGTGCATTTCGATGCCCCGGTCGAACGACCGCTGAGCGCCTGGGTGCGTGGCGTCAATTCGCATCTGCCGGATGGCGTCGCGGTGCGCTGGGCGCAACCGGTAGCCCCCGAATTCCATGCGCGTTTCAGCGCGCGTGGCCGGCGTTACCGCTATCTGCTGATGAATCGGCCGCAACGGCCCGGCCTGTGGCAGGGGCGGGTCGGCTGGTTCCATCTGCCGCTCGATCTGGCCGCGATGCAGGCGGCTGCCGGTCGACTGCTCGGCGAGCACGATTTTTCCGCCTTCCGCGCCGCCGGCTGCCAGGCCAAGACGCCGGTCAAGACCCTGTGGCGGGCCGATGTTCAGCAGCAGGGCAATCTGCTGGTCTTCGATTTCGAAGCCAGCGCCTTTCTGCATCACATGGTGCGCAACCTGGTCGGCAGCCTGGTTTACATCGGCAAGGGCGCGCAGCCGGCAGAATGGATGGACGAACTGCTGCAGGCGCGCGACCGGACCGAGGCGGCCCCGACCTTTTCGCCGGACGGTCTCTACTTCCGCGGCCCGATCTACGAGTCGCACTGGCAATTGCCCGATCCGCAGGACGACTTTCTCGATGGCATGCTCAAATGA